In Candidatus Thermoplasmatota archaeon, a genomic segment contains:
- a CDS encoding C10 family peptidase, with translation MIETVRRKILVFAAVALFFGAGTITFIDGIGGSDVQLYHPIGIETAARVVNAKLVQLGKSDDFSIESETKISDDNGEILFYVFDLNPRGYVVTSADFGLPPVIAYSFTSNFSGNGEQNVLLQILKSDIRLRYEGIPDLPECIIESRNLLWNVLMNEKTGNLGNGNFQQWPPEGATSTGGWLEANWHQESPYNNFCPIDGNNGRRSVAGCPAIAMAQILDYHRSINGVVFNDSDDYYHNYDGNRYWIDDDSEAYDFPSFPELDGYLVTLSSHYRDNISLTGNDKASLVFACGVAAQQVYSSEISGTFGVNQAYRAYLRFGIDGMELLDGNDSSLYGRMRMNMVDGIPVHLALVTPNWDSGHNLVVDGYNTDDYYHLNFGWNGLWNGWYLLPDEVPYGLTVVEGAIVDVMNERSGSDIYCDGKLHWDDVVAGNEVTANFTVKNVGKHGSLLDWEIRDYPEWGTWTFTPSSGGGLVLGDDGVIVEVSVAAPDKKIRDFSGYVKIINKNNDGDFFILPVSLATPRTYIPTIIPPVMQEILRHFPLLWKIMQSVI, from the coding sequence ATGATAGAAACAGTACGGAGAAAAATCCTGGTTTTTGCCGCAGTCGCATTATTTTTTGGGGCAGGCACCATAACTTTCATAGACGGCATCGGGGGTTCCGATGTCCAGCTCTATCATCCGATAGGGATTGAAACTGCTGCCAGAGTTGTAAATGCAAAACTTGTCCAGCTTGGAAAATCCGATGATTTTTCCATTGAAAGTGAAACTAAAATATCCGATGATAACGGGGAAATATTGTTCTACGTATTTGATTTGAATCCCAGAGGATATGTTGTTACATCTGCAGATTTTGGTCTCCCGCCGGTGATTGCATATTCCTTCACAAGCAATTTTTCGGGCAATGGGGAGCAGAATGTCCTTCTCCAGATACTCAAATCGGATATCCGGCTTCGATATGAAGGCATTCCAGACTTGCCTGAGTGCATCATTGAAAGCAGAAACCTTTTGTGGAACGTTCTGATGAATGAAAAAACCGGAAATTTGGGGAATGGCAACTTCCAGCAGTGGCCTCCCGAGGGGGCAACTTCAACGGGGGGATGGCTGGAAGCCAACTGGCACCAGGAATCACCTTACAACAATTTTTGTCCTATTGACGGAAATAACGGGCGGAGAAGCGTTGCGGGATGCCCTGCGATTGCAATGGCGCAGATTCTGGATTATCACAGAAGTATAAATGGCGTTGTCTTTAATGACAGTGATGATTATTATCACAATTATGACGGCAACCGATACTGGATTGATGATGACAGTGAAGCATATGACTTTCCCTCGTTCCCGGAGCTTGACGGGTATCTCGTCACTCTTTCCTCTCATTACCGGGATAACATCTCGCTCACTGGCAATGATAAGGCATCCCTTGTTTTTGCCTGCGGGGTTGCGGCACAACAGGTCTATAGTTCGGAGATATCGGGTACTTTTGGAGTGAACCAGGCATATCGGGCGTATCTCCGTTTTGGTATCGATGGTATGGAACTACTGGACGGAAACGATTCCAGTTTGTACGGGCGGATGAGGATGAATATGGTGGACGGTATTCCCGTTCATCTGGCACTGGTTACTCCCAACTGGGACTCCGGGCACAACCTTGTCGTTGACGGATATAACACTGATGATTATTACCATCTGAATTTCGGCTGGAACGGTTTGTGGAACGGCTGGTATCTGCTGCCGGATGAGGTACCATACGGACTGACTGTTGTTGAAGGTGCCATTGTCGATGTCATGAATGAGCGATCTGGCTCTGACATATACTGCGATGGAAAACTCCATTGGGATGATGTGGTAGCAGGGAATGAGGTCACTGCCAATTTCACGGTTAAGAACGTTGGCAAGCATGGTTCGCTCCTCGACTGGGAGATAAGAGACTACCCGGAGTGGGGCACATGGACATTTACGCCCTCAAGTGGAGGGGGTCTGGTGCTTGGAGATGACGGAGTTATCGTGGAAGTATCGGTGGCGGCACCTGATAAAAAAATCAGGGATTTCAGCGGGTATGTGAAGATAATAAATAAGAACAATGATGGGGATTTTTTCATACTGCCCGTTTCTCTTGCAACTCCCAGGACCTATATCCCCACCATTATCCCGCCAGTAATGCAGGAGATTCTTCGACATTTCCCGCTTTTGTGGAAAATCATGCAGTCAGTAATTTAA
- a CDS encoding HpcH/HpaI aldolase/citrate lyase family protein, which yields MGFDGKGIIHPNQMEIIHECFMPTGEETEEARKIIEAVEEARARGLGTASLNGRMIDLPVEKKARRILERAGLDA from the coding sequence ATGGGATTTGACGGAAAGGGTATAATCCATCCAAACCAGATGGAAATAATCCATGAATGCTTCATGCCCACCGGGGAAGAAACGGAGGAAGCAAGGAAGATAATAGAGGCTGTCGAGGAGGCACGTGCCAGAGGGCTCGGGACTGCATCATTGAATGGCAGGATGATTGACCTGCCCGTTGAAAAGAAGGCAAGAAGAATACTGGAGAGAGCAGGGCTTGACGCATGA
- a CDS encoding 4Fe-4S binding protein: MIKVNKEKCLRCGGCVGLCPADALTLNEAGLSVSEACTECGICVRFCPVEALEG, translated from the coding sequence ATGATAAAAGTGAACAAGGAGAAATGCTTGCGTTGTGGCGGGTGCGTCGGCTTGTGCCCTGCAGATGCATTGACTTTGAATGAAGCAGGGCTTAGTGTGTCGGAAGCTTGCACTGAATGCGGCATATGTGTTAGATTTTGCCCGGTTGAGGCACTGGAGGGATAA
- a CDS encoding NAD(P)/FAD-dependent oxidoreductase, with protein sequence MEVECLIVGAGPAGSMAAREMAARGIDTLVLEKRQEIGVPKRCAEGVSCHGLEKLGIKINDLGMSRTIKGAVLYSPSGKSVAMEGNDMEGYVLERKVFEKYLASEAIKEGARYMIKAQAMKMEREGGLWKVHVRSLDGDDEIKAKLVIGADGVESKVGRWAGLKTLNRLTDYHSGIQFEMAGVNANEEYIHLFFGNNIAPLGYAWIFPKAFSANVGLGILEKGAKMRAYDYLKKFIDEHDEIFRNASPIEVNSGGVPVDHFTGMVSEGVMLVGDAAQLVNPIHGGGIVRAMHSSLMAAEVADKAFKEKNLSKGRLMEYENRWNEEYEEKTNKLLKLRSFLEKLEDKDFELLADILEGEDIFKLTQAKLSFFVKKLIKRPSLFGLARKYLKE encoded by the coding sequence ATGGAAGTGGAATGTTTGATTGTGGGGGCGGGGCCTGCAGGGAGCATGGCGGCAAGGGAAATGGCAGCGAGAGGGATAGATACTCTTGTTCTTGAGAAAAGGCAGGAAATAGGGGTGCCAAAAAGATGTGCTGAGGGAGTGTCTTGTCACGGTCTCGAAAAATTGGGGATAAAAATAAATGATTTGGGTATGTCCAGAACGATAAAAGGGGCAGTACTCTATTCCCCTTCTGGAAAATCGGTTGCGATGGAAGGAAATGACATGGAGGGGTACGTCCTTGAAAGAAAGGTTTTTGAAAAGTATCTCGCAAGCGAGGCAATAAAGGAAGGAGCCAGATACATGATCAAAGCCCAGGCAATGAAAATGGAAAGGGAAGGCGGGCTATGGAAAGTGCATGTAAGAAGCCTAGACGGGGACGACGAAATAAAGGCAAAACTTGTCATAGGGGCAGACGGCGTGGAATCAAAGGTTGGAAGATGGGCAGGATTGAAAACGTTAAACAGACTGACGGACTATCATTCCGGCATACAGTTCGAGATGGCAGGGGTGAATGCAAACGAAGAGTACATACATCTGTTCTTTGGAAATAATATAGCCCCTTTAGGATATGCATGGATTTTTCCAAAGGCGTTTTCTGCCAATGTAGGCCTGGGCATTCTGGAAAAGGGAGCGAAAATGAGAGCTTATGACTATTTGAAGAAGTTTATAGACGAGCATGATGAAATTTTCAGGAATGCAAGCCCCATAGAAGTGAACAGCGGGGGTGTGCCTGTCGACCATTTCACTGGAATGGTGTCCGAAGGAGTTATGCTCGTCGGCGATGCCGCACAGCTCGTGAACCCCATCCATGGAGGTGGTATAGTCAGGGCGATGCATTCATCATTAATGGCAGCGGAAGTTGCAGATAAAGCTTTCAAAGAAAAAAATCTTTCAAAAGGCAGACTCATGGAATACGAAAATAGATGGAATGAGGAATATGAAGAAAAAACGAATAAATTGCTGAAGCTGCGGAGTTTTCTGGAAAAACTTGAGGACAAAGACTTTGAGTTGCTGGCTGACATTCTGGAAGGCGAGGACATATTCAAGTTAACCCAGGCAAAACTTTCGTTTTTCGTGAAGAAGTTGATAAAGAGGCCATCGCTATTTGGACTTGCCCGAAAGTATCTGAAGGAGTAA